The sequence below is a genomic window from Desulfobulbus oligotrophicus.
AGCCGCTGACGACACTCTTTTGCCAGTTGTGGTATGATTTCAATGGAGTGCACCTCTTTAACCAGGTGCGACAGCACTGCTGCCTGATAACCGGAACCAGCACCAACCTCCAGTACCCTGGCCTCTTTGGAGACAGCGAGCAGATCGGTCATCAGGGCAACGATATAGGGTTGGGAGATAGTCTGCCCGTACCCGATGGGCAGTGGAGCATTGACATAGGCAACATCCTGTTTATTGCCGGGAACAAACTCATGACGGGGTACCTCACCCATTATCCGCATGATCTCCCGGCTGAGGTGACCACGCCCGATAGAACCGGAAGTTACTGTCACATCCTGCTCAATCTCTTTGACCATCTGCTGTCGCGCCCTGCTCATCGTATCCTCCTGCCCTGCCCAACCGGTGCTGACCAGTAACATCAGACCAATCAGCCACAGCCACCACTGTTGTTGTTTCATCTCCGGCACCTTACATATCTATCCAGTTCAACACTCCTTCCGGTTATACACATCATACCCTAATGGCTCTTTCAATAAAGACAGCACATAAAGGCGTTCCGCAACCAATCTTTCCGCCCCTGCAGGCTTGCCTTGTCAATTTGAAGCGAGCGTGCTACACACGACCTGTTCACTGTACATCAGATTGCTCTGCACAGCAGCACTGCTGATAAATGGTTTTATATCCCTTTCCAACATCATACAACCATGCCTGATCTCAGTACCCTTGTCATGTTCAGTTCGGCGTCCGTGCTCCTGGCGCTGGCGCCGGGGCCGGATAACATCTTTGTTCTGACCCAATCCGCCCTTAAAGGAAAGCTCGTTGGTCTTGTGGTAACGATGGGGCTTTGTACCGGTCTGCTTGTACATACCAGTGCCGTGGTTCTGGGAGCCGCTGTTATCTTTCAGACCTCTGCCCTTGCCTTTCATGCCCTCAAGTACATCGGTGCAGGCTATCTGCTGTATCTTGCCTGGCATGCCTTCCGGGCAGGCGCAACCAGGGTGGACAGTCAACAGACACAGGAGATCAGCCTGTGGCGGTACTATGTGCGGGGCATTATCATGAACGTGACCAACCCCAAGGTATCGATCTTCTTTCTTGCTTTCCTGCCCCAGTTCACGAACCCTGACAGAGGATCGCTCTCTTTGCAGCTCATTGTTCTCGGCCTGCTTTTTATTGTGGCCACCTTTGTGGTCTTCGGCGCCATCAGCCTGTTGGCCGCTACCCTTGGTCAGCTGCTCGCTAAATCGGATCGTCTGCAGATACTCCTCAACAGAGTTGCAGGTACAGTCTTTGTTGGACTGGCACTCAAACTGGCCACAGCCGAGCGTTGACAGCAACCTGTCGGCACGGTGATACTTTCCGGTCGCCAGTGCTGCCAAACAAAAGAGCTGGGCAGTTTTCCGACCCGGCTCTTTCTATCCTGTGCACAGTACGCTTAGTTGCCGCCTGTCGGCCCTGTTCCGTCGCGCAGACGACGCATCAGTCGCATTCCATTGAGCGTTACCAGCAAAGAGGCGCCGGTATCGGCAAAGACCGCCAGCCACAGTGTTGCCATATTGAAAAGCAGAAGGATCATGAAGATCACTTTAATCACAATGGAAAAAATGATGTTCTGCTGAATAACAGCAACGGTCTTTCGGCTTAACCGTATAATGTAGGCAAGTTTGCCCAAATCATCGGTCATGAGTGCTATGTCCGCTGTCTCCAGGGCCGTGTCTGAACCGGCAACCCCCATGGCGATCCCCACAGTGGCTGTAGCCAGGGCAGGAGCATCATTCACACCATCACCGACCATGGCAACCTTGCCGTACTTTTGATGCATCTTTTGTACAGCTGACACTTTATCTTCCGGCAGGAGCTCACTATAAAATGCATCAAGTTCAAGGGCTTTCGCTATGGAGGCAGCTGTCTGCTCGTTATCACCGGT
It includes:
- a CDS encoding protein-L-isoaspartate(D-aspartate) O-methyltransferase, whose amino-acid sequence is MKQQQWWLWLIGLMLLVSTGWAGQEDTMSRARQQMVKEIEQDVTVTSGSIGRGHLSREIMRIMGEVPRHEFVPGNKQDVAYVNAPLPIGYGQTISQPYIVALMTDLLAVSKEARVLEVGAGSGYQAAVLSHLVKEVHSIEIIPQLAKECRQRLARLGYTNITVHEGDGYYGLEQEAPFDAIIVTAAASTIPPPLIAQLKKGGRLVIPVGTPFAVQHLMLVEKDDIGQITMRQVLPVQFVPLTGTRE
- a CDS encoding LysE family translocator — encoded protein: MPDLSTLVMFSSASVLLALAPGPDNIFVLTQSALKGKLVGLVVTMGLCTGLLVHTSAVVLGAAVIFQTSALAFHALKYIGAGYLLYLAWHAFRAGATRVDSQQTQEISLWRYYVRGIIMNVTNPKVSIFFLAFLPQFTNPDRGSLSLQLIVLGLLFIVATFVVFGAISLLAATLGQLLAKSDRLQILLNRVAGTVFVGLALKLATAER